ATCTGTTGTTTCTCGAACATGGAAAGTTTTAATACCTTATCAACCAATAGGCTTAACCGCTGAAGTTCCGCTGCAGATATATCCAAGTACTCTTTTGTTCTTTCCGGACTTTGAATTGCATTAAAGTTTCTCAATGCTTCAATTGCAACACCTACTGTTGCGATCGGTGTTTTGAGTTCGTGTGTGATATTACTGATGAAATCATTCTTGATCTCTGCAAGTCTTTGCTGTGCCAATAAATTACGGTACAATACAATAAATGAACCGGCAACCAACAGTAAAACCAGTAAAGAACCGCCGATCTGCATTTGCATCTTACTCAATACATACATATTGGTGTCTTCAAACCTGGCCTGGTAAGCATAAGGTGTTGTATACCCCACAAACACTTTATCAGTCATCACGGCATCGGAGCTATCGCGTTTCAGATTCCAGATCTTCTGACTGCTATCTTTAAATGATTCAAACTGTATTGAAAACTTGAGTCGTTTATTGGTCTTATTCAATTCTACTCTGTAAGCAGAGTCTACAACTTTTACAGGGATAGAATCATTGATGGTTTTATTACTGGAAAGAAAACGAATGATTGGAGAGCTTTGGGTTTTCCGAACCGGAGATTGAAACTGAAAAACAGAATCCGCTTTTGGAGTAAAGATCCTCGTAAAACGGGCACTATCCGTTCTGCGCATTCTTTCTTCTAAGGTTTTAGCGGCTCTTAACATGGGCATGGTAAAAACCTTGCCGGATAATTTAGCCACACTATCTCTTAACAGGTTCAATGAAGCTGTATCTTTTGATTTTATGCTGATCGTGATACCACTGCTTTTTTGGAATGACTTACCAGAAAAATCGTCTTGAAAGGTACTATCCACACTGATCACGATTTTTCGTGCTGAGTCGATCGCATTTTTGGATTGCTTCATGATCAACTCTATCAATGCAGGATTGGGTGCACCCTTAAAGCTAAAACCTGAAGCTGCTCCTTTGTGAACCGTAACTGACTCAATAGAATCTGCCGGTATCTGTTTTAATACATCAGATGGACTAATGGATCGATAAATAAATGCAGAAGGTTGAGGATTCTTTTTAACTGATTCATCAGATTGAAAAGAAGTATTATTTTTTTTTGTAGTCAGCGTTGTGGTAAAAACTTCACCTACCAATGCAGTATCTTTTTCAAATCTGCCTAATTGGAGTTTGTTCATGGTTTCCCGGAAACTGACATCTACTTCTTTACGCAGACCCGCATATTCATCTTTATACAGCTTATGTAGCCAATACCCTTCGAAGACAGCCAATAACAGAATGGTGGCCATCATTAATAAAAAGGTAAGCTGTACTTTTTTCATGTTGTAATAGTGAATAACAAAGGTAAAGGGTTCGGCTCCGATCAAGGACATTTCATTAACCTAAATTAACCTTTGAGCAAGAATGCTTAACAAAGGCTGGGATTAGTTTTGAAGGGATTTAAGGTTAAACAAAATCAATCTATTTTATTATTAAAAAGTAAATCTTAACCTACATGAAGAAAGCATTTTTATTGATATCCGCTGCGATGGGTATCAGTGCATTACAAGCTCAGATCAAGGAGGGCACGATCGTCTATGAAAGGAAGGTCAACAATCATCGTAGCATCACAAATGAACAAATGCGGGCGATGATACCGGAGTTTAGGATCTCGAAGCACTTATTGATTTTCAGTGACAGCATTTCTATATACAGAATGATTCCTGAGAACGAAGCGCCGGATCCATTTGCAGGCGGTGCCGGAGCTGGCGGTGGCAATGGTATTCGTATGTCATTCAATATGGCAGGTGGTAGTGATGGGGGAGATCTCTACAAGAATTTCTCTCAGTCAAAATCGATCCTGAGTTCTGAACTAGCCGGTAAAAGCTATTTAGTGGTAGATTCTATCACACAACAACCTTGGAAGCTCACCAATGAAACCAAACAGATCCTTGGGTACACATGTCTGAAAGCAACCAGAAAAATCACAGTACAAGCCACTCAGATGAGAACCATCTCCATTGGCGGACCTTCAGCCAGCGCTTCCAGCGATACTACACGTCCTAAGCCAAGAGAAATAGAACTGGTAGCCTGGTATGCTCAAGATATTGCCAGTCCTGTTGGTCCTGAAAATTACGGTCAATTGCCAGGTGTGATCATGGAGTTGAACAGCGATAATGGTGCAACTGTTTATACCGCATTAGAGTTTAAAAAAGAAGTTGATCCGAAGCAACTGAAAGAACCTAAAAAAGGAAAAACAGTAACAGCATCAGAATTCTCAAAAATGAGAATGGAAATGATGCAACAACAATTTCAGAATGGTGGTATCAGATTTGGCGGTTAATTTATCCAACTAAAATAAAAAAGGCTATATCGTTTGATATAGCCTTTTTTTATGGTATCACTCCCGTAGTGGTGATTCTATTTGAATGTAACAGGCTGTAGAATATGAAGCCCTTCTTGTTATAAGCTTCTGATTACTGGTTCATACGGTCATGACTCCCCTATAATGATCAATCGCTGTCGCTTAGCCTTCCTCTATGTAAACTTAGTATCCCTATTGTACATCCAGACGCTCAGTAGTTCATTTCATACTACTGATAGAATCATCCGTAAATAAAAATCCCCTCCTAGACAGGAGGGGAAACTGATATATATGAGAAAATAAAAGACGGATCAGAAAGTTCTGGTAATCACTCTGGCACCACCTGTAGTAGCTGCTTTATTCAGGCGATAGGTAAAGCTTACCAAAAAGTAACGCTGTAATACATTGTATCTGGTATCTTCTATGTAGTTCTGATTTGCAGAACGATTCACACCTACATTCTTATTCAGCATGTCATAAACGGTCAGTTTTAATTCTCCTCGCTTGTTTTTCATGAAACTCTTTGCCAATGAAGCATTCCAATAAGGAACCTTGGTATTGAAGCCATTAGCACGTCCGCTATTCACTACATAATTGAAACTGTTATTCATGATCAAACCCAATGGCAGGTAATTATTCATTTCAATATTGTAGGTCTGCTGTAGGTAATTGGTATTCAGGATAGGCTGCAGTGAATAAGTGGCTTTACTGATATTCAGTCTGGCACTGGCAGTGATATCCATCAATCCATCTTTATTAAAACTATAATTCAAAGACGGACCAATTCCTATATTAGATATATTATTACGCTGTCCATTCAGAAAAGCGATATTTCGCTGATAATTGGTACCTATTCCGATATCAATTCGTGATTTTAATTTTTTCAGCGGAAACCCTGCATTGATATTACCGAAAACAAAGTATTGTCCATCTGCATTCACCGGCATTGAAAGTCGTGAACCATTTGGTTGAATCACATCCGAATTAACGATTGCATTATTTGTTTTGGTAGCAGAAATAAATGCGAATAAATTCCTTTGCGTATAAATATTTGTAGAGAAGAAATTTAGGTTCAATGATTGAACATAGCTACGTTTTAGATTTGGATTACCGGTATATGTATTCAGTGGATCACTTACATCTGCAATCGGTTGCAACTGGGCAGTAGATGGTTGATTGGTAGACGTATTTAGATTCAACGACAATGTTTTAGTAGAATTGATGCGATACTGCACATTCATACTTGGAAGAATATCTGAGAATTTTTGCTCAATGACATTCTTGTTGGTATTATTAGTACTTCTCAAAGTGGCAGCCTGGAAAGAGGAGCCTACTGTTAAGATCAGCTTATTCATATTGGCCCTGAAATTCAAGGTGCCGCCTCCATAATTGTAACTACTGGTGAAATCATTGCTCAGAATAGTATTATAGCGGTCATACTTACCCGAAGTTCCATCAAAGTCGTAGGTCTTACGATCACTTTGCCCGCTATTGGTGTTATAGAAGGAAGTGATCTCAAGTAAAGACTTCCGACCAATTGGTTCTGTATAGGTAACCATCGCACCAAAGTTTCTGGTGACAGCATTACGGCTGTTCTTTTGGTTAGTGATTGAATCCCGCAAAGGAACACCCGCAGCATAAAATGTATTGCGTGTATACAGATCACCTGATTGTTTGCTGTCGTTATAGTTTACACTAAAATTTCCTGATATGGTTCTGCCTCTTTTCTTCAATCGCTGACGATACAACGCATTTGCTGATAAATTCAAAGCTTCTGATCGTGTTTTACTATCACTAAAACCATCATTGATCTTTTGTCCATTGGCATTGGTAGAACTGTAACTACTATACGTATTGGTATTATTCTGTTGAGCAGATACTTGTGGTGTGATCTTTAAAGAGATCATGGTATCAAATTTATGATCGATACTTCCATTCCATCTTTGCTGCTGTACTTTTCGAGCTGAGCTACTATTGC
Above is a genomic segment from Sediminibacterium sp. KACHI17 containing:
- a CDS encoding HAMP domain-containing sensor histidine kinase — protein: MKKVQLTFLLMMATILLLAVFEGYWLHKLYKDEYAGLRKEVDVSFRETMNKLQLGRFEKDTALVGEVFTTTLTTKKNNTSFQSDESVKKNPQPSAFIYRSISPSDVLKQIPADSIESVTVHKGAASGFSFKGAPNPALIELIMKQSKNAIDSARKIVISVDSTFQDDFSGKSFQKSSGITISIKSKDTASLNLLRDSVAKLSGKVFTMPMLRAAKTLEERMRRTDSARFTRIFTPKADSVFQFQSPVRKTQSSPIIRFLSSNKTINDSIPVKVVDSAYRVELNKTNKRLKFSIQFESFKDSSQKIWNLKRDSSDAVMTDKVFVGYTTPYAYQARFEDTNMYVLSKMQMQIGGSLLVLLLVAGSFIVLYRNLLAQQRLAEIKNDFISNITHELKTPIATVGVAIEALRNFNAIQSPERTKEYLDISAAELQRLSLLVDKVLKLSMFEKQQIELNKEPFDLKELMNENLKIMKLQFDKQKANVVFTNSDHSFMLEADKLHITSVIYNLLDNALKYSKSNAQIKVNLEMADPRTMVLRVSDNGVGIAPQYQGKIFDKFFRVPTGDKHNIKGYGLGLSYVAEVIKSHHGSISVESEPEKGSTFTVRLPVNDK
- a CDS encoding GLPGLI family protein — its product is MKKAFLLISAAMGISALQAQIKEGTIVYERKVNNHRSITNEQMRAMIPEFRISKHLLIFSDSISIYRMIPENEAPDPFAGGAGAGGGNGIRMSFNMAGGSDGGDLYKNFSQSKSILSSELAGKSYLVVDSITQQPWKLTNETKQILGYTCLKATRKITVQATQMRTISIGGPSASASSDTTRPKPREIELVAWYAQDIASPVGPENYGQLPGVIMELNSDNGATVYTALEFKKEVDPKQLKEPKKGKTVTASEFSKMRMEMMQQQFQNGGIRFGG
- a CDS encoding outer membrane beta-barrel protein, whose product is MLKYITTLLVLFVLPVLVQAQQPAAVKGNVYDTTSKRGLAYATISIVNAKDSTLVTFTRADSTGKFVFKSLDKGSYLLSTSYVGYIPVWKNIEVKAGQELDLGQIIMTDLLHGGDVTVTARRPPVTINNDTVEFNTENFKTQPNAVVEDLLKRLPGVTVDNDGTVRVNGQRINRVLVNGKEFFTGDPKIATKNLDADAVDKVQVFDKKSDRAEFTGIDDGNSEKAINLKLKKDRNKSTFGRIAAGAGGDDGRYDGQTNVNRFNGDQQLSLLGMANNTNRQGFSLNDIMNFTGDLARGMRNGGGVNISIGTGPSDNGLPVTGLGQNQQGVATTYAGGVNYNDTWNKKSNVNTSGMFSDIDLLTDRVTNRQNLLPGNTFDYRSNSSSARKVQQQRWNGSIDHKFDTMISLKITPQVSAQQNNTNTYSSYSSTNANGQKINDGFSDSKTRSEALNLSANALYRQRLKKRGRTISGNFSVNYNDSKQSGDLYTRNTFYAAGVPLRDSITNQKNSRNAVTRNFGAMVTYTEPIGRKSLLEITSFYNTNSGQSDRKTYDFDGTSGKYDRYNTILSNDFTSSYNYGGGTLNFRANMNKLILTVGSSFQAATLRSTNNTNKNVIEQKFSDILPSMNVQYRINSTKTLSLNLNTSTNQPSTAQLQPIADVSDPLNTYTGNPNLKRSYVQSLNLNFFSTNIYTQRNLFAFISATKTNNAIVNSDVIQPNGSRLSMPVNADGQYFVFGNINAGFPLKKLKSRIDIGIGTNYQRNIAFLNGQRNNISNIGIGPSLNYSFNKDGLMDITASARLNISKATYSLQPILNTNYLQQTYNIEMNNYLPLGLIMNNSFNYVVNSGRANGFNTKVPYWNASLAKSFMKNKRGELKLTVYDMLNKNVGVNRSANQNYIEDTRYNVLQRYFLVSFTYRLNKAATTGGARVITRTF